Proteins from one Algicella marina genomic window:
- a CDS encoding YdcH family protein, giving the protein MTMSSHLTELQKKHQTLSLKIEEELRSPAADDLAVATLKRQKLYLKDEIARLSSQL; this is encoded by the coding sequence ATGACAATGAGTTCCCACCTCACCGAACTCCAGAAAAAGCACCAGACGCTTTCCCTCAAGATCGAGGAAGAATTGCGCAGCCCCGCGGCCGACGATCTTGCCGTCGCCACACTCAAACGCCAGAAATTGTATTTGAAAGACGAGATTGCGCGCCTGTCGTCGCAACTCTGA
- a CDS encoding 4-(cytidine 5'-diphospho)-2-C-methyl-D-erythritol kinase, protein MPMPQATVITRTAAEVARAKVNLCLHVTGLRHDGYHMLDSLVVFPDAGDRVEIEPSPHLSLTLCGPFGLSLSAGDDNLVTLAARLMTTNGGAILLEKNLPVAAGLGGGSADAAAVLRLYRDQGGILPDAEVLARIGADVPVCIDSRPRRMQGIGEILSDIPELPPFWMVLANAGPSVDTGVVFQALEHKNNRPLPPLPPYFATAADMFEWLAQTRNDLAEPAMALQPQIVEVVSALSELPGCALARMSGSGGTCFGLFADQAPALRAAESLRDAHPAWWVVATPATHSNGA, encoded by the coding sequence ATGCCGATGCCGCAAGCAACGGTCATAACCCGCACAGCCGCCGAGGTGGCCCGTGCCAAGGTCAACCTCTGTCTGCACGTCACCGGGTTGCGTCATGACGGCTATCACATGCTCGATAGTCTCGTGGTCTTTCCCGACGCTGGTGACCGTGTGGAGATCGAGCCGTCACCACACCTGTCTCTCACCCTGTGCGGTCCGTTCGGCCTGTCGCTCAGCGCTGGCGACGACAATCTCGTAACCCTCGCCGCCCGCCTGATGACAACCAACGGCGGCGCGATACTCCTCGAAAAGAACCTCCCGGTGGCTGCGGGCCTGGGCGGAGGTTCTGCCGACGCCGCCGCCGTTCTGCGCCTCTACCGCGATCAGGGCGGCATCCTGCCGGACGCGGAGGTCTTGGCCCGTATCGGAGCCGATGTTCCCGTCTGCATAGACTCCCGGCCGCGGCGAATGCAGGGCATCGGCGAGATCCTGAGCGATATACCGGAACTGCCCCCCTTCTGGATGGTCCTGGCAAACGCCGGCCCATCGGTCGATACCGGCGTCGTATTTCAGGCGCTGGAGCACAAGAACAACCGGCCGCTGCCGCCGTTGCCACCGTACTTCGCCACCGCGGCCGACATGTTCGAGTGGCTGGCGCAAACGCGCAACGATCTTGCGGAACCGGCAATGGCCCTGCAACCGCAGATCGTCGAAGTCGTTTCAGCGCTTTCAGAATTGCCGGGATGCGCGCTTGCCCGGATGTCCGGCTCCGGTGGCACCTGCTTCGGGCTTTTCGCCGATCAGGCCCCGGCGCTTAGGGCCGCCGAATCCCTGCGCGACGCCCATCCGGCCTGGTGGGTCGTCGCAACGCCAGCCACACATTCAAACGGCGCGTGA
- a CDS encoding polyprenyl synthetase family protein — translation MEAVNTLIAERMASEHAPRIPQVTAHLVDAGGKRLRPLLTLAAAKLCGYSGEDHIKLAATVEFIHTATLLHDDVVDESEQRRGRPTANLLWDNQSSVLVGDYLFARSFLLMVETGNLDVLRILSEASAVIAEGEVLQLSAAQSLATDESVYMQVIRGKTAALFAAATEVGGVISAAEPAHSAALRDYGDALGISFQIVDDLLDYGGTSAVFGKNIGDDFRERKMSLPVIRAVAAASVEERAFWTRVIEKGQQDEGDLEEALRLMQAHGALESTRDSALEWGQRARDALAPLPASDLKDLLGELADFVVSRAV, via the coding sequence ATGGAGGCGGTGAACACGCTCATCGCAGAGCGCATGGCCTCTGAGCATGCGCCACGGATTCCACAGGTGACGGCACATCTGGTGGACGCAGGCGGCAAGCGGTTGCGACCGCTGCTGACGCTGGCGGCCGCGAAGCTGTGCGGTTATTCGGGCGAAGATCATATCAAGCTGGCGGCGACGGTAGAGTTCATTCACACGGCAACGCTGTTGCACGATGACGTGGTGGACGAGAGCGAGCAGCGGCGCGGGCGGCCGACGGCCAACCTTTTGTGGGACAACCAGTCTTCGGTGCTGGTTGGTGATTACCTGTTCGCGCGGTCATTCCTGCTGATGGTGGAGACGGGCAACCTCGACGTGCTGCGCATCCTGTCGGAAGCGTCGGCGGTTATTGCCGAAGGCGAAGTCTTGCAGCTTTCGGCGGCGCAGAGCCTCGCCACGGACGAAAGCGTCTACATGCAGGTGATCCGGGGCAAGACGGCGGCGCTGTTCGCGGCGGCGACAGAGGTGGGCGGCGTGATTTCAGCTGCCGAACCGGCACATTCGGCGGCGTTGCGAGACTATGGTGATGCGTTGGGGATCAGCTTTCAGATCGTCGACGACTTGTTGGACTACGGCGGCACCTCGGCCGTGTTCGGCAAGAACATCGGTGACGACTTCCGGGAGCGGAAGATGTCCCTGCCGGTGATCCGGGCCGTCGCTGCGGCGAGCGTGGAGGAACGTGCCTTCTGGACACGGGTTATCGAGAAGGGCCAGCAGGATGAGGGCGATCTCGAAGAGGCGCTGCGTCTGATGCAGGCGCATGGCGCATTAGAGAGCACGAGGGACTCGGCATTGGAGTGGGGTCAGCGGGCACGAGATGCGCTGGCACCGCTGCCGGCATCGGATCTGAAGGACCTGCTGGGCGAACTGGCCGACTTCGTGGTGTCACGCGCCGTTTGA
- a CDS encoding MFS transporter has translation MRLSRPALLTAAFYTTMFAALGAYLPFWPVWLEDWGLSTAEVGLFLSLSMLTRTAAGFALPMIADRLDRRRATMAALCICAAMLFVAHLWADTRTALLILTLASGAIFSGLMPLGEALGAGASRRFGFAYARVRSAGSISFLAASMALGVLIAAFGANAALWTIVIFLIASAALGLVHPGGGTLKGQSPPALSDIFRLMTDRTFLLFTAAAALAQSSHAVYYAYGSVHWRALGMSEPRIGALWSFSVVVEIVLMLGPGAWLMARLGPVGALAGGAVAGIVRWSLMVFDPTGAMVWVLQSLHAFSFALGHLGAMAFIAAAVPERFGGTAQGAYTGLAGGLLTAAAMGASAALYPIFGGGTYLLAAAMSATGLLLFIGLARRWQGQELSF, from the coding sequence ATGCGGCTCTCCCGCCCCGCACTTCTGACAGCGGCCTTCTACACCACCATGTTCGCGGCCCTCGGCGCCTACCTGCCATTTTGGCCGGTCTGGCTTGAGGACTGGGGGCTGAGCACGGCGGAGGTCGGCCTGTTCTTGTCGCTGTCAATGCTGACGCGTACCGCCGCCGGGTTCGCGCTGCCGATGATCGCGGACCGGCTGGACAGGCGGCGGGCAACGATGGCGGCGCTGTGCATCTGCGCCGCGATGCTGTTTGTGGCGCATTTGTGGGCCGATACCAGAACCGCGCTGCTGATCCTTACCCTCGCATCCGGCGCCATATTCTCGGGCCTGATGCCACTCGGCGAAGCATTGGGTGCCGGGGCCTCCCGCCGTTTCGGCTTCGCTTATGCGCGCGTCCGCTCCGCCGGATCAATCTCGTTTCTCGCCGCGTCCATGGCGCTGGGAGTGCTGATCGCAGCTTTCGGAGCCAATGCCGCGCTGTGGACAATCGTGATCTTCCTGATCGCCAGTGCCGCGCTCGGCCTCGTTCATCCCGGCGGCGGCACATTGAAGGGCCAGAGTCCGCCGGCACTGTCGGATATTTTCCGGCTGATGACGGATCGGACGTTTCTGCTGTTCACCGCCGCAGCAGCCCTCGCCCAATCCTCGCACGCAGTCTACTACGCCTACGGTTCTGTCCACTGGCGGGCGCTGGGCATGTCGGAGCCGCGCATCGGCGCGCTCTGGTCATTCTCGGTGGTCGTGGAGATCGTGCTGATGCTGGGCCCCGGCGCGTGGCTAATGGCCCGTCTCGGCCCGGTCGGCGCGCTGGCCGGAGGTGCGGTTGCCGGGATCGTGCGCTGGAGCCTGATGGTTTTCGACCCTACTGGCGCGATGGTCTGGGTGCTGCAATCGCTGCATGCGTTCAGCTTCGCCCTCGGCCATCTCGGCGCCATGGCCTTCATCGCCGCGGCGGTGCCGGAGCGATTCGGAGGCACCGCGCAGGGTGCCTATACCGGGCTCGCCGGCGGGTTGCTGACTGCGGCGGCAATGGGGGCCTCGGCGGCGCTCTATCCGATCTTCGGCGGCGGTACGTATCTCCTGGCCGCCGCGATGTCGGCGACCGGTCTGTTGCTGTTCATCGGCCTCGCCCGCCGGTGGCAGGGGCAGGAACTCAGTTTCTGA
- a CDS encoding tRNA1(Val) (adenine(37)-N6)-methyltransferase → MSNSPPDQLTEDAFLGGRLRILQPRTGYRAATDPVLLAAALDARAGQHVLDLGCGVGTAALAALSRIAGLAATGVELQHEYATLARRNAEMNALALHVATADIRALPSALVQRSFDHVLINPPFYAAETATAPQDEGRDTAHREGEATLADFLDCGLRRLAPGGSITVIHRTERLADILAGLSSRTGGIRIKPLAAREGRAAGRVLVSARKGARAPLTLLAPLVIHEGAAHGSDGASYSQAVEAILRHGKSLIW, encoded by the coding sequence ATGTCGAACTCTCCGCCTGATCAGCTGACGGAGGACGCCTTTCTTGGCGGCCGCCTGCGAATCCTGCAGCCGCGAACCGGTTACCGTGCCGCCACCGATCCGGTGTTGCTGGCGGCTGCGCTGGACGCGCGCGCCGGCCAGCACGTCCTTGATCTCGGCTGCGGCGTCGGCACCGCGGCGCTGGCCGCGCTCTCGCGCATCGCGGGTCTGGCTGCCACCGGCGTCGAACTCCAGCACGAATACGCCACGCTTGCCCGCCGCAATGCCGAGATGAACGCCTTGGCCCTGCACGTAGCGACCGCCGATATCCGTGCCCTGCCGTCCGCGCTCGTCCAGCGCAGTTTCGACCATGTGCTTATCAATCCGCCGTTCTATGCTGCCGAAACCGCCACCGCACCACAAGATGAAGGCCGCGACACGGCTCATCGCGAGGGTGAGGCCACCCTTGCCGATTTCCTCGATTGCGGTCTCCGCCGCCTCGCCCCCGGCGGCAGCATCACCGTAATTCACCGCACCGAACGCCTCGCCGATATCCTCGCCGGTCTCTCTTCGCGCACCGGTGGCATTCGCATCAAGCCGCTGGCCGCGCGGGAGGGCAGGGCGGCGGGGCGGGTGCTTGTATCCGCCCGCAAGGGCGCCCGCGCACCGCTGACGCTGCTTGCTCCGCTGGTGATTCACGAGGGTGCGGCCCACGGCAGCGATGGTGCGAGTTATTCACAGGCGGTGGAGGCAATTCTCCGCCACGGCAAGTCCCTGATTTGGTGA
- a CDS encoding tetratricopeptide repeat protein has product MAACVAATLTLGVGTASAQGLAGPYLAATQADFRNDYEAAADFYSRILLHDPQNRAILQNALVAHIAAGRFDGAESVAARLLSAEPSNQVAGLMKLTIAIREGATGTAEAILRNPEFRFNELFSGLLLGWVAVSEGNFAKATEAFEALQANETLVVYGTYHKALATALAGDYATAAALMESDPEGPLHVDRAAVIAHIAMLSQSDQQDKALAIADMALSDGYVDKEITAIREKLAAGEKVPFTLVETGEDGASLVFGLLASALARDDADRFALVYSRLANHIDPAYEESLILTAEVLSAQGQYDMAIATYKAIAPNSPWYITAEVGRADALRDSDRADLAIEVLSKLAREEPDELTVITALGDLQRTSENFEAAAEAYTTAINLLEDIAPSHWVVFYSRGISFERSGEWDKAEADFRKALELQPDQPLVLNYLGYSLVELPRDLEEAQAMIEKAVEQRPDDGYITDSLGWVLYRVGKFEEAVPHMERAVELEPVDPIINDHLGDVLWKVGRKLEAEFQWRRALSFDPEDKDAERIRRKLEVGLDRVLEDEAAEGASGPGNTAQDL; this is encoded by the coding sequence ATGGCCGCATGTGTGGCTGCAACCCTAACGCTCGGCGTCGGTACTGCCAGCGCACAGGGTCTCGCCGGGCCCTATCTCGCCGCCACACAGGCCGATTTCCGAAATGACTACGAGGCAGCGGCCGATTTCTACTCCCGTATCCTGCTGCACGATCCGCAAAACCGTGCGATCCTGCAGAATGCCCTCGTCGCTCATATCGCTGCCGGCCGGTTTGACGGTGCGGAATCGGTAGCCGCACGTCTCCTGAGTGCGGAGCCGTCGAACCAGGTAGCCGGCCTGATGAAGCTCACCATCGCCATCCGCGAGGGCGCCACCGGCACGGCCGAGGCTATTCTGCGCAACCCGGAGTTCCGCTTCAACGAACTCTTCTCGGGCCTGTTGTTGGGGTGGGTTGCGGTGTCTGAGGGCAACTTCGCCAAGGCAACAGAGGCATTCGAAGCCCTTCAGGCCAACGAAACGCTGGTGGTTTACGGCACCTATCACAAGGCGCTGGCCACGGCGCTTGCCGGTGATTACGCGACTGCCGCCGCCCTGATGGAAAGCGATCCGGAAGGCCCGTTGCACGTCGACCGGGCGGCCGTGATCGCCCATATCGCCATGCTCAGCCAGTCCGATCAGCAGGACAAGGCGCTGGCAATTGCCGACATGGCCCTCAGCGACGGCTATGTCGACAAGGAAATCACCGCCATTCGCGAAAAGCTGGCGGCGGGAGAGAAGGTGCCCTTCACACTCGTCGAAACCGGAGAGGATGGCGCGTCACTCGTATTCGGCCTCCTTGCCTCCGCGCTGGCCCGCGACGATGCGGATCGTTTCGCTCTGGTCTACTCGCGTCTGGCCAACCACATCGACCCGGCCTATGAGGAATCCCTCATCCTGACGGCAGAGGTTCTCTCCGCCCAGGGCCAATACGACATGGCCATTGCCACCTACAAGGCCATCGCGCCGAACTCGCCGTGGTACATCACCGCTGAGGTTGGTCGTGCCGATGCGCTGCGAGACAGCGATCGCGCCGACCTCGCAATCGAAGTGTTGTCGAAACTTGCCCGCGAAGAACCGGACGAACTGACGGTGATCACCGCGCTGGGCGATTTGCAACGCACCAGCGAGAACTTCGAGGCGGCGGCGGAAGCCTATACAACCGCGATCAACCTGCTGGAGGATATCGCCCCGTCCCATTGGGTGGTCTTCTACTCCCGCGGCATTTCCTTTGAGCGTTCGGGGGAGTGGGACAAGGCCGAGGCAGATTTCCGCAAGGCTCTCGAACTTCAGCCGGATCAGCCACTGGTGCTCAATTACCTCGGCTATTCCCTCGTCGAACTCCCCCGCGACCTGGAAGAGGCGCAGGCGATGATCGAGAAGGCGGTGGAGCAGCGCCCGGACGACGGCTACATCACTGACAGCCTGGGATGGGTGCTCTACCGGGTCGGCAAGTTCGAAGAGGCCGTGCCGCACATGGAACGCGCCGTCGAACTCGAACCGGTGGACCCGATCATCAACGACCATCTGGGCGATGTGCTCTGGAAGGTCGGCCGCAAGCTGGAGGCCGAGTTCCAGTGGCGCCGCGCCCTGTCCTTCGATCCGGAAGACAAGGACGCCGAACGGATTCGCCGCAAGCTGGAAGTAGGTCTGGACCGTGTGTTGGAAGACGAAGCCGCTGAAGGTGCCTCCGGCCCGGGGAATACGGCGCAGGACCTCTGA
- a CDS encoding electron transfer flavoprotein-ubiquinone oxidoreductase has protein sequence MSDIERESMEYDVVIVGAGPAGLSAAIRLKQLDADLDVVVLEKGSEVGAHILSGAVLDPSGLNALIPDWKGKGAPVSTEVTEDRFLMLGEGGHVRVPNKPMPPLMNNHGNYIVSMGNVCRWLAEQAEALGVEIFPGMACSELVYGDNGELAGVIAGEFGLEKDGSRGPGYEPGMILRGKYVFLAEGVRGSLSKQAIAHYKLDADSEPQKYGLGMKEIWDIKPENHKLGQVTHTMGWPLGANAGGGSFMYHAENNQVFIGFVVHLNYENPHLFPYMEFQRFKHHPEIAKVLEGGKRVAYGARAITEGGWQSLPKLVFPGGALLGCSAGMVNVPRIKGNHNAMLSGIAAAEAAAAALQAGRQSDELSDYEASVRTGPIADDLKKVRNVKPLWSRFGLTASLALGGFDMWVASLTGFNPFGTLGHGKTDAGATKRVTRVEPIEYPRPDGKLSFDRLTNVSFSGTNHAEDQPSHLRLEDPEIPVRWTLPKFAEPAQRYCPAGVYEIVRDDDGSNPRFQINAQNCVHCKTCDIKDPPQNITWVTPQGGDGPNYPNM, from the coding sequence ATGAGTGACATCGAACGCGAAAGCATGGAGTATGACGTCGTTATCGTCGGGGCGGGTCCGGCCGGTCTCAGCGCAGCAATCCGTCTCAAGCAACTCGATGCAGACCTTGATGTCGTCGTTCTGGAGAAGGGTTCGGAGGTTGGCGCCCATATCCTTTCGGGTGCCGTACTCGACCCGTCCGGCCTCAACGCGCTGATCCCGGACTGGAAGGGAAAGGGGGCCCCGGTCTCCACCGAGGTCACTGAGGATCGTTTCTTGATGCTGGGCGAAGGCGGTCATGTGCGCGTGCCGAACAAGCCGATGCCGCCGCTGATGAACAACCACGGCAACTACATAGTCTCCATGGGCAATGTCTGTCGGTGGCTTGCCGAACAGGCAGAAGCGCTGGGCGTGGAGATTTTCCCCGGCATGGCCTGCTCCGAACTGGTCTACGGCGACAACGGCGAACTTGCCGGCGTCATCGCCGGTGAATTCGGTCTGGAAAAGGATGGTTCCAGGGGGCCGGGCTACGAGCCGGGGATGATCCTCAGGGGGAAATACGTGTTCCTTGCCGAAGGCGTCCGCGGGTCGCTCTCCAAGCAGGCAATCGCCCACTACAAGCTAGACGCCGACTCTGAGCCGCAGAAATACGGTCTCGGCATGAAGGAAATCTGGGATATCAAACCAGAGAACCACAAGCTGGGACAGGTCACCCACACGATGGGCTGGCCGCTCGGCGCGAATGCCGGCGGCGGATCTTTCATGTATCATGCGGAAAACAATCAGGTTTTCATCGGGTTCGTCGTTCATCTGAACTATGAGAACCCGCATCTGTTTCCGTACATGGAGTTTCAGCGCTTCAAGCATCACCCCGAGATCGCCAAGGTTCTGGAAGGTGGCAAGCGCGTCGCCTACGGTGCCCGCGCCATTACCGAGGGTGGCTGGCAGTCCCTGCCGAAACTGGTCTTCCCGGGCGGTGCGCTGCTCGGCTGTTCCGCCGGCATGGTCAACGTGCCGCGCATCAAGGGCAATCATAACGCCATGCTGTCCGGTATCGCCGCCGCCGAAGCCGCCGCCGCCGCACTGCAGGCCGGAAGGCAGAGCGATGAACTGTCCGACTATGAGGCCAGCGTCCGCACCGGGCCGATTGCCGACGATCTGAAGAAGGTGCGCAACGTCAAGCCGCTGTGGTCGCGCTTTGGCCTCACCGCCTCCCTGGCGCTTGGCGGCTTCGATATGTGGGTTGCGTCTCTGACCGGTTTCAACCCGTTCGGCACCCTCGGTCACGGCAAGACAGATGCCGGTGCAACCAAACGTGTGACGCGGGTGGAGCCGATCGAGTATCCCAGACCCGACGGAAAACTCAGCTTTGATCGCCTGACGAATGTCAGCTTCTCCGGCACCAACCACGCCGAGGATCAACCCAGCCATCTGCGGCTGGAAGACCCGGAAATCCCCGTCCGCTGGACGCTTCCGAAATTCGCCGAACCGGCACAGCGCTACTGTCCGGCGGGGGTTTACGAGATCGTGCGGGACGACGACGGCAGCAATCCGCGCTTCCAGATCAACGCCCAGAATTGCGTCCACTGCAAGACGTGCGACATCAAGGATCCGCCGCAGAACATCACCTGGGTGACGCCCCAGGGTGGTGACGGCCCGAATTACCCCAATATGTAA
- a CDS encoding DUF2007 domain-containing protein, whose product MKEILRTNDPTVIAFATALLRAEGIECFVMDVHMSALEGSIGILPRRMLVRTGELFRASAILRDNDVELSA is encoded by the coding sequence ATGAAGGAAATCCTCCGCACAAACGACCCCACGGTCATCGCGTTCGCAACAGCCCTGCTGCGTGCCGAGGGTATAGAATGCTTTGTCATGGACGTCCATATGAGCGCGCTAGAAGGCTCCATCGGCATATTGCCGCGCCGCATGCTTGTCCGCACCGGAGAGCTGTTCCGCGCCTCCGCAATCCTGCGCGACAACGATGTCGAACTCTCCGCCTGA